The genomic DNA TGCGGTTATTGCTTGGATCTCAGTGGGAGCTCTTGCAGTCCACGTGTTTGTGAGttggttttttgtttataaGCTGAGGGTGGGGATTGTTGGGGCTGCTCTCACTCTTGATTTCTCTTGGTGGTTGTCCGTTTTTGGACTTTATGGGTACGCTGTTTGTGGTGGGTGTCCTCATTCGTGGACTGGGTTTTCAGCTCAAGCGTTTGCTGGGCTCTGGGAGTTTTCTAAGCTCTCTGTGGCTTCTGGGGTCATGCTTGCGTATGTGTTTCCACTCTTTTGCTCTTTCTCTGTTCTCTATGTCATATGCTTGATGTAATTTTgaatgtgtttgtgtgtgtagGTTGGAGAATTTCTATTACAGGGTATTGATTATAGTGTCTGGGTATTTGCACAAAACTGAGGTTTCTGTTGATGCACTTTCCATCTGGTTAGTTCCAAATTCCTGCACCGTATGCCTTTAGCTTCTTCTTTGTATTCTATTTGCTCGTTTCAGCTTCTTCGTTTTTATAAATTTCGCTCTGTTTGGCAGCATGACTATCTTTGGCTGGGAATCTATGATTCCTCTTGGATTTCTGGCTGCAACTGGGTACGTTACTGGTTGTAAGTCTCTGTTCCCCTCACTCCAATTGCAAAACATACTAGGTATGGTTAAACATGTATATGATTTCAATTAGAATAGTGAAACATGGATAAGAAATGAGTGGCAAGATTTGAGGTTCAAGAAATATAGATCAAGGGTTCCTATATGTGAGCATCTTCATGGTTTTACTTGCCCAATACTATCCCATTCCGGCAAAATTATAGTTCTAATCACCTTCCCTGTTAAGCTTTCTCTTTTTCAAGTGTGTGAAATAAAATTAAGGCAGTCCTTCTACCACGACTGCCCTCCAGTGATAGAATATCATCTAGTCTAAAAATGTTTCTGATTTTATGGGCCTTTTGGCTTTAAAGCGTGGGTTAAGGCTCAATGTTTTTGAAAGAGAGTTTCAAGAGAGAGCTTGTAATAGTGGTCAAGATGTAGCCCTTGGCATTTCATTCTGTGAGTGTCAGCCATTTCGTGGTAGTAAATCAAGAGAATGCAATTGTTAAATATCGTCGTTACTCCCCTCTTCATTTACTTTGTATATTTTCCTCACTTCAAGTCTGTTTTCAGTTACAGACCTGGAGTATGAGAGTTTGGGACAAGAAATTTAGTTTAGCACCTTGAACTATGATGGTGAACAGTCATCCTATTTCATGTGTCTGACAACCAtggctttcttttttgttgtgaCTTAGCATTTCAGTTTAGCAATTTCTGTTTCATGGCTCTCTTGATGTTTTAAATTCCAAATGTAAATTAGAAATTTTGGCTTGATTCTTTGGTACACATTGTTTCCGATTCAAAAAAGTTGGAGAGTTATTTAATGTCAGTTATATCTGTGGTTACgtctttttttagtttagctaGAATCCACATTTGGAGTTGGTAAACGTGTGTGAGGTGAAACAACAAATGATAAACAGTTGAATAATACTAAAGCCTCTTTATATGTTCTTGCAGCACCTAATCTTCTGGATTTATGTTAGTCGATCTAGAAAACAACCCATCATATTCTCACTAAGCAATGCCAATGAGAAAGAAAGCATCTTTTTCACTCGTTTCCATTTTTAACGGTGTTATATATGTTTTCTTAATTCAGGGTTCGTGTAGCAAACGAGCTTGGTGCAGGCAATGCAAAAGGTGCAAAGTTTGCAACCAAAGTCTCAGTGTTGACCTCCTTGGTTGTCGGACTTCTGTTTTGGTCAATAACCATAGCCTTCCATAAGAAGCTTGCGATGATCTTTACCTCCAGCACTTCTGTTACTGCATTGGTCAATAAATTAGCAGTCTTGTTGGCATTCACTATTCTTCTAAATTGTGTTCAACCTGTTCTTTCGGGTGAGATACTGATTAAGCACTCAGTTCTGGCTTTGCCCTTTTCCTTCaatagaattattatttttcatcaaaaaatGATTTGGTGCCATGTGTTGCTTTGCAGGGGTAGCTGTTGGCTCTGGTTGGCAAGCTGTGGTGGCTTTTGTAAACTTAGGTAGCTACTACTTAGTTGGAGTGCCTCTTGGGGTTTTCTTCGGCTGGTTTCTGGCTTTCGGAATTACGGTATATGTCTGTTACATTGTTACAAATACTTCAGCAATTAGGATACTCATATGGTAAATAGAACCACCCTTTTGAGTTCCTGAATCTTGCATGTCGTGAAGTATAGAAGCCTAATGTTGACCATGCAACTGCAAAGTTATGAAGGCAGCATATTCATCATTGCCTCTATCAAATGATTCCTTTCTTGGAATATAATTTCTTGGTTTTACTTGTGCATAATTGAACGAGCAGGGTATCTGGTGTGGAATGATCGGCGGAACTGTGGTTCAGACATTGATACTAACGATCATCACCGTCAAATGTGAATGGGAAAAAGAGGTACGGTTGATGTAGGATACTCGCAGGTCATTTCATTTGGTACTTTGTCgaaaattcaaataaagatttttgtggTAAAACCATCATCAACAGGCACAAAAGGCTCATATTCATACAACAGAGGAGCAGCTTCCAACCACTAATCTCAGCTCAACAAATCCATAATTTATGCGGCAAGGAGATGTTTTCTATCAATAGTGTGCGAGTGTTCTCTTCCTCTAATACATGTTTAGATCTACATATGTGAAGCTTGAGTATGATCTGACACCAACATGACAATACGCCACCATTTTGTTGTTAGGCATAGTATATGATTCAAAGGGGAAATGCtaattaagaaatatatttttcttggaCGAATGTTCAATTCTTCGCCTCCAATGGTTGTGGACGGTGGCTAGAGAGGAAAAAACCTTAAAACTCCTCATTTCTCTCTAGAAGAATAAGGGTTTGGAAATCAAACCCAGAACCCTAGATCCgaacaatatatatatctctctctctcttcaagtAGATGCTCTAGTACACAGCCTCCAATTTTGCCACCATGGACATGGTTTACTTGGCGGACAAGAGGGCATGATACCCTGGGATCAGCACTTAAGGAATGTGCGGCTGCTATTGCACGAGCAGTTCTTCCACCATGGAGATGCAGGATCAGGTTACTGGCCGCTCTGGTTTCTTACTATGGCGGTGACACCAAGGCGCTGCTGCATGTTTGAGCTTTGATGAATCATATAATGTCATATAGTTTAAGGTCAGATTCCTGTCAAAATTTAGTAgtgcttttttatatttatagattgttcttaaatgatttgtatcaatgggtgtttttttttttttttttaccattataGATCTCATCATAAAGTCTTCGTAAATTTGGGGTTGTATTTATACACCTATAAGGAGtgcatttgatttttcttgGATAGTCTCAGTGTACTTTTTAATGGTTGCCATAGATCGTTTTCTGGGTTCCAACACACACAAAGATTGAAGAACCCCAACAATCAAATAGAATCCCTTCCTCCACACTTTCACTACTACCACTCTCTCTTCCTCGGTTGTGTCCAAAATGGAGGAAGAGCAGCCGAGAGGCTGTCCCTCTGGTGGGTGCTGGTCAGATCTTGGAGTAATCTTGAAGAGGTTGCAGGGCAAATGATtcggagagggagggagagagaagagagaaaagaataaaaaaaaaaaaagatataatgtAGCAAAGTTTCTTATGCTGCTCTTACAAGAGTATCAGAGTATCAAAGTATGTGTTGGACATCGCAAAAACTTAGAAAGAATGTGcatcacttttatatatatatataagtttataacatacttGTTTCTTTGAATTCGTTTTATccttaggccccgtttggtttgcgaattagacccttggattggactagctaacactaggtatagctagtcttttgtttggtaacactctattcctgagaatagtctattcccataGGACTTCTAATTTCATACATACAgtgttagctaagccactcaaaaagGAGTGGTTTAACTAATCATTTACTATGGGATTAAAATTAACAtgaaaaattgccaaaaaaaccCCTCCATTCTCAAACTGCAACGACCTCTCCACTCTGCACAAGgtatttcttggatttttttttcttctttgtaccgtttctcttttttttttttttttaattctattttttgatttctttttattctctgtACCGTTTNNNNNNNNNNNNNNNNNNNNNNNNNNNNNNNNNNNNNNNNNNNNNNNNNNNNNNNNNNNNNNNNNNNNNNNNNNNNNNNNNNNNNNNNNNNNNNNNNNNNGGTAAATCCTACCCAAACCcgcaaaaataaacataaaaaccACGCGAGGCAAGGCGGTTTGGGGCGAGGCAGGTCGGGTCTGCGGGTTGGGCaagtttttgcccacccctactaaAGAGGCAGAATGCAAGAGACCACATGGGTCTATGCTGAAAACCACCCGGCCAGACCCATCGACCCCCAGCAAGGGTCTGCTGTGGGTCGAGACCCACGGCGTCGACGGTGAGAGATCCCTGTGGGTCTCTGCTGAAAACCACCCCGCCAGACCCATCGTGGGTCTGGCGTGGGTCTAGCTCTGGTGCCATGAGTGACATTCTCCGGCGCtgtgagtctttttttttttggctttaggATGAAAAAATTCCTAAAGGGGTTAAGCTTCCCCTctaggttttaattttgaatcaaaaaacgagttttgaggcattagaagcCGATTTTGAGGCTGGGTTTGGCAAAAAAGAGCCCGGAGAGGGGCGGCTGGGTTTGCCGGCTCCAATGGGATGCTGGCCGGTGCTTTTTTTTGTGGTGCTCACAATGGGAtcattttgttcttcttcttttgataaCTCCTCTTGCTGTTCCTCTTTTGTGGGTGCTAGGAGATCTTCAGTACTGGAATTGTTTTGGGTTCTTTTGGTGGTTGGATCAAGTTGGTGGTGGAGAGATCAGGACCTGGATGGTTATGGCTGGAGGTGTAGGTGATGATGAGCATTGAAGCATCTGTTTTGCATCTGTCTACTTGTTCACgccagacccacggctgggtctggCCGGTGCTGCCAATGGGATGCTGGCTGGCACTTTAGGATGCTTGTTGGGGCAGGTGGTTTGGttgtgggtttgggtttgggtttgctTGTTATCTAGtgtttttatcttattttgttaaaatgcaATGATTGATGTGTGGACAGCTGAATGGATGCTGCAAAAGAtagggtcaaaaaaaaaaaaaaaaaaaaaaaaaaaaagaagggtctCGGCCCAAATTACTTTACATTGCAAGCCATGTCGATGATTAATTATTAGTGCTGATAACAGGCGCTCCATGTGAGGAAAGCAACAACATGATGCCATCGTACCAACTCGAATATCTTAGACCTACATACATTAGAAaaagactttatttttttttaatttttgatcaAAAATCAAGCCTCCTCTTCAGTTCAATCACGGTGGACCTCCAAAGCTCGGCATTAGAGGCACGAACAAAGGCAACAGATGGGCATCAGACAAGAACAGGAAGATCCTCTGTTGGTGTCAGGCGCGGAACAAAATGAACAGCAACAAGAAGAGCGTCGTGAAGAAGAGAATGGAGGGAGTGTGGTGAGACGAACGTGGTTCGAGTCGAAGAAGATGTGGGCAATTGCGGGGCCCTCCATCTTGAGCAGGCTGGCCATGTACTCCCTGACTGTCGTAACCCAGTCATTCTCCGGCCACCTCAGTGACCTCGACCTCGCTGCCATCTCCATCTGCACCACCGTCATCATCGCCATCACTTTTGGTTTCATGGTTCGTTACGATTTCCCTCTcatcttatttcttttttttttttttttgttggtctgCATTTTCATTCTTTGGGAGATGGGTGGTGTAGCTGGGCATGGCGAGCGCGCTCGAGACGCTCTGCGGCCAAGCTTTCGGAGCCAAACAGTTCAATATGCTGGGCATTTACCTGCAACGTTCTTGGAttgttctgtttcttttttcGGTTCTGTTATTGCCCATGTTTGTTTTTGCTTCGCCGATACTGAAGCTTCTCGGCCAGTCCAATGCTTTGGCGGAGCAGTCGGGTGTGGTGGCAATTTGGCTGATCCCGATGCACCTGAGCTTCCCATTTCAGTTCACATTGCAGAGGTTCTTGCAAAGCCAGCTGAAGACTGCGGTTATTGCTTGGATCTCAGTGGGAGCTCTTGCAGTCCACGTGTTTGTGAGttggttttttgtttataaGCTGAGGGTGGGGATTGTTGGGGCTGCTCTCACTCTTGATTTCTCTTGGTGGTTGTCCGTTTTTGGACTTTATGGGTACGCTGTTTGTGGTGGGTGTCCTCATTCGTGGACTGGGTTTTCAGCTCAAGCGTTTGCTGGGCTCTGGGAGTTTTCTAAGCTCTCTGTGGCTTCTGGGGTCATGCTCGCGTATGTGTTTCCACTCTTTCGCTCTTTCTCTGTTCTCTATGTCATATGCTTGATATAATTTTgaatgtgtttgtgtgtgtagGTTGGAGAATTTCTATTACAGGGTATTGATTATAGTGTCTGGGTATTTGCACAAAACTGAGGTTTCTGTTGATGCACTTTCCATCTGGTTAGTTCCAAATTCCTGCACCGTATGCCTTTAGCTTCTTCTTTGTATTCTATTTGCTCGTTTCAGCTTCTTCGTTTTTCTAAATTTCGCTCTGTTTGGCAGCATGACTATCTTTGGCTGGGAATCTATGATTCCTCTTGGATTTCTGGCTGCAACTGGGTACGTTACTGGTTGTAAGTCTCTCTTCCCCTCACTCCAATTGCAAAACATACTAGGTATGGTTAAACATGTATATGATTTCAATTAGAATAGTGAAACATGGATCAGAAATGAGTGGCAAGATTTGAGGTTCAAGAAATATAGATCAAGGGTTCCTATATGTGAGCATCTTCATGGTTTTACTTGCCCAATACTATCCCATTCCGGCGAAATTATAGTTCTAATCACCTTCCCTGTTAAGCTCTCTCTTTTTCAAGTGTGTGAAATAAAATTAAGGCAGTCCTTCTACCACGACTGCCCTCCAGTGATAGAATATCATCTAGTCTAAAAATGTTTCTGATTTTATGGGTCTTTTGGCTTTAAAGCGTGGGTTAAGGCTCAATGTTTTTGAAAGAGAGTTTCAAGAGAGAGCTTGTAATAGTGGTCAAGATATAGCCCTTGGCATTTCATTCTGTGAGTGTCAGCCATTTTGTGGTAGTAAATCAAGAGAATGCAATTGTTAAATATCATCGTTACTCCCCTCTTCATTTACTTTGTATATTTTCCTCACTTCAAGTCTGTTTTCAGTTACAGACCTGGAGTATGAGAGTTTGGGACAAGAAATTTAGTTTAGCACCTTCAACTATGATGGTGAACAGTCATCCTATTTCATGTGTCTGACAACCAtggctttcttttttgttgtgaCTTAGCATTTCAGTTTAGCAATTTCTGTTTCATGGCTCTCTTGATGTTTTAAATTCCAAATGTAAATTAGAAATTTTGGCTTGATTCTTTGGTACGCATTGTTTCCGATTCAAAAAAGTTGGAGAGTTATTTAATGTCAGTTATATCTGTGGTTACgtctttttttagtttagctaGAATCCACATTTGGAGTTGGTAAACGTGTGTGAGGTGAAACAACAAATGATAAACAGTTGAATAATACTAAAGCCTCTTTATATGTTCTTGCAGCACCTAATCTTCTGGATTTATGTTAGTCGATCTAGAAAACAACCCATCATATTCTCACTAAGCAATGCCAATGAGAAAGAAAGCATCTTTTTTCACTCGTTTCCATTTTTAACCGTGTTATATATGTTTTCTTAATTCAGGGTTCGTGTAGCAAACGAGCTTGGTGCAGGCAATGCAAAAGGTGCAAAGTTTGCAACCGAAGTCTCAGTGTTGACCTCCTTGGTTGTCGGACTTCTGTTTTGGTCAATAACCATAGCCTTCCATGAGAAGCTTGCGATGATCTTTACCTCCAGCACTTCTGTTACTG from Corylus avellana chromosome ca6, CavTom2PMs-1.0 includes the following:
- the LOC132183866 gene encoding protein DETOXIFICATION 27-like; the protein is MGIRQEQEDPLLVSGAEQNEQQQEERREEENGGSVVRRTWFESKKMWAIAGPSILSRLAMYSLTVVTQSFSGHLSDLDLAAISICTTVIIAITFGFMLGMASALETLCGQAFGAKQFNMLGIYLQRSWIVLFLFSVLLLPMFVFASPILKLLGQSNALAEQSGVVAIWLIPMHLSFPFQFTLQRFLQSQLKTAVIAWISVGALAVHVFVSWFFVYKLRVGIVGAALTLDFSWWLSVFGLYGYAVCGGCPHSWTGFSAQAFAGLWEFSKLSVASGVMLALENFYYRVLIIVSGYLHKTEVSVDALSICMTIFGWESMIPLGFLAATGVRVANELGAGNAKGAKFATEVSVLTSLVVGLLFWSITIAFHEKLAMIFTSSTSVTALVNKLAVLLAFTILLNCIQPVLSGVAVGSGWQAVVAFVNLGSYYLVGVPLGVFFGWFLAFGITGIWCGMIGGTVVQTLILTIITVRCEWEKEAQKAHIHTTEEQLPTTNLSSTNP